The following are encoded together in the Culex pipiens pallens isolate TS chromosome 1, TS_CPP_V2, whole genome shotgun sequence genome:
- the LOC120420180 gene encoding ubiquitin-like protein 5: MLEITCNDRLGKKVRVKCNPDDTIGDLKKLIAAQTGTRYDKIVLKKWYTIFKDNIKLSDYEIHDGMNLELYYQ; the protein is encoded by the exons atgttggaaattacCTGCAACGATCGGCTGGGCAAGAAG GTACGCGTCAAGTGCAACCCGGACGACACGATCGGAGACCTGAAGAAGCTGATTGCGGCCCAAACCGGAACCCGGTACGACAAGATCGTGCTGAAAAAGTGGTACACCATCTTCAAGGATAACATCAAGCTGTCCGATT acGAAATTCACGACGGAATGAATCTGGAGCTGTACTATCAGTAG